Proteins from a single region of Apium graveolens cultivar Ventura chromosome 7, ASM990537v1, whole genome shotgun sequence:
- the LOC141674122 gene encoding uncharacterized protein LOC141674122, whose protein sequence is MIEYALKLDFPTTNNKAEYEALIAGLGLASALRAKNLKVCGDSRLIVAQVNGEFEAKDDTMAKYLRVVKGILTQFNEWYAEHIPREENNTMDALSQFASSEIKNYSRSIYFQVLKTPTIHVINMIAPVGVTSCWIDPIKTHLETGWLPDDAQEARKLSAEVANRIILDGLKKKVERSRNTWVDELLPIVWAYRTTCKVTTEATPFMLAYGAEAVVPLEITWIP, encoded by the exons atgattgagtatgctttgaagttggaTTTCCCAACTACGAATAACAAAGCAGAATACGAAGCATTGATAGCAGGCTTAGGCTTGGCTAGTGCCCTGAGGGCCAAAAAcctgaaggtctgtggagactcaagACTTATAGTTGCTCAAGTTAATGGAGAGTTTGAGGCCAAAGATGATACCATGGCCAAGTACCTAAGAGTCGTAAAGGGAATATTAACTCAGTTCAATGAATGGTACGCAGAACATATTCCGAGAGAGGAGAACAATACGATGGATGCCTTGTCTCAGTTCGCCTCGTCTGAAATCAAGAACTATTCGAGAAGTATCTACTTCCAGGTCTTGAAGACCCCTACTATTCATGTCATAAATATGATAGCACCAGTTGGTGTGACAAGCTGTTGGATAGACCCGATCAAGACCCACTTAGAGACTGGGTGGCTCCCCGACGATGCCCAGGAGGCACGCAAGCTGTCG GCAGAAGTTGCCAACAGAATCATCCTGGATGGACTTAAGAAGAAGGTTGAACGCTCAAGAAACACTTGGGTGGATGAGTTGCTGCCTATAGTATGGGCATATCGTACCACCTGCAAAGTGACAACTGAAGCTACCCCATTCATGCTGGCTTATGGAGCCGAGGCCGTGGTGCCCCTTGAGATCACGTGGATCCCCTAG